The DNA window ACCTATCTGCTACGGCCATCTTGTCCATGTGGAGATTCATCACATTAGGCTTTGAATAAAGAGAGCACAAGGGCGCCTCTGGCCCGATGGGGCTCGCTGATTTGTTTTGGAATGAATAGTTCTTTTTTCGACTGTGCGATCTGTCCTTCTCCGCAGTCTTTGTCTTCTTTGCTGTCTTTTgtcgtttcttttttcttgaaaGCTGACAAGAATCCTTGTCAAGGTATTTTATCTGATCCAAATATTTGTCTAATATCTGGGTTTGTTGCGGCGAAGTTGTCGTCGCAGCTTTGTAGCTGTCTTCCCCACTGGTGTCTGAGGAGGATGATCTGAATACCTTTTGGGTGATAAACAAGTCCTGGCTGTTGCTCTCCTCCCACTGAGTGTTGTTATCTTGAAGTTGAGACTGATGCTGAGCTGTTTCGCTCACAAGAGGAGCCCGCTCACAATCTGTTTCAGCGGCTTTCTTAAACTCTGTACACTCTTTTGGGAACTTGGGAGGTATAGAGGCATAATTTGGGACACAAGCGGAGTCACGTGACAAATCGAACgccactttcttttttctttggccTTTTTTCTTGGTGTCCTGAATTGTGGGATGAGACTTCTCCTTCCTAATAGTGCCGCTACTTCTCGGGTGAGACATGACAGATTTCGATTCTGTTGTCACTGTAGCATCGCTGCTGCCAAATATACTGTTTAAATCcggtttctttttcttcttctttttcttctctttcttcGATTGCTTTTTCTTCAGGATGATGCCATTTGAGTTTAAGGGTATgtcgttttttctttctgaccCAGTTTTGTCCTTCTTTGTTTCCCATTTAATTCCCCTAGGTGAAAGCAGGGACTCCCAAAAGTAGTGAATCTCATTCGACATGGCTCTATAAAACAGAAAGGAACACCCAAGTTCATTGATTTGAACAAGGACAGAGGCCACAACATAATCATTAAAGAATATTACTATCAGTTTGTTGAAGCATTGAATGATGCAGCAACAAGTTAGGTTGCACCAtgttaatgtttaattaataTCGCTTAACAGTACAATCAATGCATTAAGAAGAGGTTAACCCGTCACGGGTAGAAATAATGAGTCTActtaaaaggaaacaaaagcaTAAAATTAGTCAACTGCAGCGAACGTTCGGGAATGATTCTGCGCGctgtttaatttaaaaacttaaaacaaaacaaaaacgagaACTCGACGCAGGTTAGTCAACGCAATACTGTACGTAAAAGACGGTCACATTTCCCTTGTTGTAAACCGTTTTCGAGAAGTTTCTTTTACTCTTCTGTAACGCATTCGTTTTACTAGCATCATTTGTCCATATTATAATGTTTATGGGTGTCAAAATGACTACTATACCTGAATATTTCGCAGAAAGTAAAGTTGAAGTCAACATCAATAGGCACCGCCGATGCCGATATCTGGTGTTGCATTCATGAACGTAAGGTAATTTACCCTTTTTAATCCGCTTGCTTCGTCCAATTTTCAACAGTATGTCTTGCAACTTGTGGAAATCTGATCACAAGTATGATTAATTATTCCACCAGTAGTTGTAATTTCAAGCAGCCAGGGTAGGTGGCAGTGATGTATATTGTGCATTTATGGTCAAATCTCTCCCAGAGGTAAATCATGATCAAAGTCATCAAGTTATCCCACCAAatttaaaattgaaaagaattgTCAAGGTTTGCAAATAAGGGCCATGTTTTGCAAGATTCGTGAAGACGAATGTCCATCAAATGCTATTGGGATTAAAGAGAGAAGAGGTATTGTAGATTTTTCATCGTTTAAGTTTTGCAGAATGTGCCGAGCTCAGAAAAATGTTGTGCTTTGTTTAGGTGTGCTTTGGGTTGTACATTTCGTGCACTCCAAGAATGTAGCAATGACATACCAAAGAGTACAGGCTGGCTGGTGGTATGGCAATAGGCCCCTCTCAAGTatacatctctctctctctctctctctctctctctctctctctctctctctctctctctctctctctctctctctctctctctctcattcacTTTCTGTTTGCTGATTTTTGCTCAtatgttttgtaaaataaattgtcaaaATCATCCTTTGATGATCTTGTGATATGCGCAATCAGGGCGTAACAATAAATGCGTTGGTCCAAAAAGATGATGACATAAAAGCAGAAAGCATTTGATCTCGATACAAACCTGGAAGTTTGAATTTAAGTAAACAGTGTAttactttttcaaatgtgtttgcttGGACTGTTGAAATACTTTATGCCTCCAATTAAACAGGAGACATGTTCACCCCTTAAAATGGGATTATAGattgcatgtttttaaattgatgttagaaaaaataattaaaaacaaaggaatacaattaaaatgcaaattccAGTCTATTTCTGATGAGGTGAGAATTTTAGCCTCTCTTATGTGGTGTCTGGTGTCAAGTGAAACAACAGGGGGTTGCCTTTAGAAGAAGGGCAAGCCAGTGCTGTTCCAGGAAAAGCGGGAGTAATTAAACCCCTGTGATGCTCATGAGCTCACTCACCGTTAAATAGGACCCTTCAACTTAAATCGTAAATCCTGCAAATCACaagattaattaattaatcaattgGAAGTTCATTTTATGATGGGATACAAACTATTAtaatccatttttaaaaaacagatATACGGGCCACGTGTTAACAGAACCTTTGTGTCATGACATTACCTCTCACTGCTTCGACTAATTTGAAAAAACTCATACCCTGGTGGTTATATGACCAAAGTAAGTTGTGGGGGCTTCCTTCACTTTTTCTATCCACATCTGTCATCCTTGAGATACTTGCTGAAAACAGAGTGCAGTGACACCTGAGCACAAAAGCCCGATGGACATATTCctggtattaaaaaaatagatctaTTAATAcaaaaagcataaaaaaatactcGATTTACACTGATTCGTTATATCTTTCATAACCCTAAATAAAGTGTATTACATATTAATGTGTGCCGTTATCTTCACATCCAACATTAAATTTCTTTAACACATACAACAAACAGAAACTCCCCAGTTGTGGAATTGTTTCTGCGTTGTAACGTTAAGCCCGAAGCTTCTTATTACCTGGCAAAATTTTGAGTGCAAATATCTTTGGACAGTGAGGTTATTTAAAAGCATTAACATAAAACTATGTAGCATTAATATTATAACGGTTATGTTGAGATGTATCATGTTTGACTTTAGTTATTGATTATTAAAAGTAaacttgattttaatttggtgagaaaataataataatgcagtgGAATATGTTCTGTGTTGCCAATAAAATACGTGATGAGAgatttgaaatgtgaaaataactTAAATGTTAGCTCTTTTCAACAAGAGATAAAACTATCTGAATCACTTACAtgatacacacaaacacacacacgcacgcacacggacACACTTATCACCGTTTCTAAAGATCTACAGGATTACCGACTGACGCCACCAGCAAACCGCTCTATACTCTTTCATTCAGAACATATTCTCTGACGTCAGATCAGTGTAAAAGCTCCTTTTTTGGGAAGCACACTCTTTAAACAATGCTAATTCTTGAGTAAAGACTCAATGTAACCAAGGAGACTTGCAAATGGTCAACGGCAGTCATAAATCTATCCAATTGTGGCAACTATTGTGGTGCGGAAGGTTAAGAGTCAGATAAAAAGGTCAGATGTGAACAAATTGAAATGGCAAGACCACGtgggagaaaaataaacaattttaacATTATTGCAGAAGTTTAAGAATTtgtgtgacaaaataaaatgcatgaaaaaaacatcacatagTATCTTTACAAGTATCATTGAGTTAAGTTGGATGTTTGCCTCTCAAATGCATGCATCGCTATAAAAGATTGGaatttttgtgtctttggtGTGTGGAGTGGTATTTTGGTTTGGTATGAGGAAGGTGAAAGAAGTCCAAAGCGAAAAGGAGGTGTTGTCATTCCTCTCCAGCCACCACCAGtggtgtgacatcatcagcgCTAATGACGACAAGTCATCAATGGCTGGCCCAACTGGCTATAAAAGCAACTCCAGTCCAGAGCTTATTTCATCAAGTGATAGCCACCATCAACCCAACTAGAATTGAACTATGATTGTATTCGCCTAATACATTGAAGACTCAGGATAGGCCACATCAGGTATGTTGAACTCATTCGATCTAATAAATGGGAATTTGCAGTAGGCCAATATCAGCATTTTGACATGTACTGTTTATAATATTACATACAGTAACATACATTTGAGTTGGTGTGTGTtgatttgtgatttttaacATTATCTTCCTTTTTAAAAGGTCATCAAGTTATAGTTCATCATGAGAGGTTTTCAGTGCCAAGCCCTCTTCATCTCACTGTGCGTTTTGCACCTCTTCGTTGTCACAGAAGGGCGCCCCCTCAGGTAAGTAGCAGTAGCTTTAACTGCCCCGTTTCTAAATGTATTTGTACTCAAAATACAATATACATGTTGTCCAGGAAAAGGACAGTAAGTGAGGTCCAGCTCATGCACAACCTCGGGGAGCACAGGGAGGTGCAAGAGCGCCGCGACTGGCTGCAGTTGAGGCTCCGGGGCATCCATACCGCCCCGCGCCACAGCCAATTGGAGGCGGGCCGGCCGAGGAGGAGGTTGCTTCCCGACGAGCTGCCCGAATTGATCGGCCTGACAACGGAGGAACTCCAGGAAgccataaaaatatttgagaatCTCCTTAACGCCACACAACCAGAGTCTGAGGATTTCACTTGACAGTCTACTGCAACaattccagtttttttttttttattcccctaCTTGGATACTTTTCGataaaagttatttttctaaatgtatGTGCTATTTTGTAgttatatttattaaattgtTATTTAAGAACTGACTAATTTGTTCACTGAGGAGCAAAGACTTGAGTAGGcactttattcttttttttttccatctatttatttgcaaaatgaaaaacgaACAATGTAATATTACCATTGCACTTACTGGCACTTGGAGATTGTTGTCAACATAAATCAAAATTTGCGTTTCAGCAAAATGTGTGGTTGTGtatgtatttgttgttttgaaaatgcagTTGCTCGTGTATTATTGCGTCAAGGGGGATGGAGGGGGACTGCAACAGAATGTCCAACGCGAGAAGTCATGAATCGTCCGTGATGTCACGCGAGAGTTTAGCTCGGCGACCACAACAAAGAAGCCACAGGCAAATGTAGTCCATAGCAACCCAAGCTTAAAAACCAATCTAACGAAATTGACCAGAGGTGGTTTCTTACCCGGAATGAAAGTTCGCTTCTGGAATTTACACGTTAAGGTAAAGAAAATATTAACTTTTTACCCGACCTAACcttaacaatttaaaatgtctgAGCAGGTAAGGCTTGTATGAAAATCATGAAGCGGAAATATGTAGAAAACGGTATTGCCTTCAGAGGTTACTATGTTCAGTTATGTGGCTCAAAGTAATAAGAATACGCTTAAGAGTCTCTACATATTTTGAGCACATTTTGTGACAGTGATGCGTCACTTCCGGTGCAACGAGTGTTGCCGGAAGTGGTGTCCCGGCAGTACGTGAAAATGTAATCCATTCCTTAAATCAATGGAAATTCAtggtgattattattattttaatacttATTTTTGTTCAGGGTCATTGGAACTGTTTCTCTGCActcaaaataaagcaataatCTCAGATCTTACATATAGGAAATGATCAGACtgacttttttgtcatttgcaaGTGAACTCGATCCTAAATGCTTCAAGTACAAAGTGACTTTACACACAATCAATCTACTCTTAATATAAACCAATACCAAAATGAATACGATTTAAATTAGTAGATGATCCAGCATCTCCAGCTGTCAACAGAAGTCCCACAACAACTTGCTTTTGCCAGTACGTGTGCAAGCCCTTACAGAAAAAAGTcgaagaaaataaaacgtgCATGCACAATTCTTTAAACCTGCGGGTTATCTTTCCTGCACACACAAGGAAGGCAAATTTACTTCTATAAATACTGTCAAAGGCATTATTTGAGGAGGCCTTGTTGCTTGTGTAAGGGTGGAGATGCACACGGTGATTTTTGTTAATTGGTTGATTGAGAATTCCaaattttgctttattttcttgtttcaATGTGAAACGTCAAACTAATCATTTAAATTATCGGTTCCGATGAATAATGCAGTGCATTTTAAAGCTAGTCCTAATCGTTTCCTGCTTGAATTTCCACACATCCAGACAAGTTGACTGAAAAAGTTACTGTACATCTATTCAAGTTTGCTGCATGTAAGACCACTCCAATGGGGTTTTTGTTTGATGTCTGGCAAGAAGCCAGACTGGCCACCACTCATTTGCAGGACACATCGGCAAACACGCTTTTGGAATGTGGCTGTATAAAACCAAAGCAGACACCATGCAAatagcacacaaaaaaaagcacgagTTATGATTCTTAGCCAGAATCTTTTGAGTGTGTGGCAAACATACCAACCACATGCTATGTCGTAGTGCCCTACTTGATTTACTGTACTCAGATTTTATGGTCCCCTATCCCATTTTGAGAATTTTAGAGTCTTGAGCAGCGATTGTCAACTGGACAAGGTGGGGCCCAAATAAGTCGTAAAAGGAAAGGCGATGCTCAGTTTACAGCAGTTCATGACATTTCAAAGTGGTTtgtggggtgtgtgtgcgtgtggttctgcaacagacagaaatacagcacataagtcaacgctcaacttctgacgtcacacaacactagtaaacggcacatattacacaactaactgcgcgtaacggttccataaatgaaataatctcggcaacacacccaacataagtcatcgagacaacaaaatacatttgctggcgaccgttagtcgccgtggcgctgcgtaacggctactcgtacgatgcgaggaaaacttaaaggagcgtgCCGAAGCTATCAATCAAACGGTGCACACACGAAACAAACCGCGTTCAGACAAATGGCACAATAGTAGACAGTagtgacaatgaaatgtatatactcactttgtgtcaaagacgcacaagatcacagcaacacactcagtcgataccagcaacttttaacttaccgctgcgcacaagcgCCAACAATCGCGATAAGCTGATGTAACTCACGCGAGACTTAAGGCGCGGTGACGTAACTGTCCAACATGTTAACATCAACATAGGAACTTTTCTAAcagtttctccattttctgttatctcatctcttattttcttctcttttctttcttaccgctattttttatttttcttcttcgtgctaccgctatttttatttttattcttcgtgacaggggttcgctttggcctggggagttaagttcagcattcgctttaaagatatctggcgccatctagcgttgtgaatgggtataatgtctagaccccgaatataagacgacctccactttttcagtcttatttcaatgcaaaaaacaccgtcttatattcgggccaatacggtatatattccTACTCAGGACTTCCATATATAGAGTGTAAATTCTGTAACTGTcgactcattcattcattcattcattcattcattcattcattcgttcgttcgttcgttcgttcgttcgttaattcgttcgttcattcatttatttgtttgtttattaattAAGTTGTCATTTTACTTCTTTCCGTCGGTGTTGAGATTTGATCAACATTTACAACACCGTTGCTCGCACGAGGCATAGAGAAGTGGGCGTTTACGAGCGGCACCTGAAGGCAGCATTGCTGCGATTCAGTCAAGCACGCGGCCATTCACAGTTTAAGCTCTTTTCTGAGGCTCCGAATCACTCGTCGATGCACGCTATCCCTTTTCTTGATGTAGGACAGGTTCGAAGGTGTGGGACGAGGGGGTTGCGTTTTGCGTGAGCGCTTCAAGTCAAGTTTGTGAAATGATGTCGATGAAGTTGGAAAGTAATGAGCAAGGATGCTGAAACTGACGGCAAGCCCGTTTTGTTCGGAGGAGCGCAAGGCTTTTGTGCCGCTGTCATCCCGTGTCTCATCCCTTGCTGCTTTGTCTACTCTTGGCCCGCTGATCGGGACCGGTAGGTCTGCCTGCTTTTAGCTTTGTCATTGACTTAACCGGTACTTTGCTTAGTCTCCTTTTGCCTTGCTTTTGGGTATTGTATCGTTAATCAGCTCGACAAGACACGCACTGACTGCCacatctgacttttttttttttttttttaatacccgTTTATGGATCTTAATCAATACAAATGTTATACATCAAAAtcatcttttgaaaaattccacatttttgttcattgtggtcagcgattttttttttttttttacgtgtcTTTACAGTTTTATTGCTGGTGGTACTGCTTTTGTCCATCAGTCTGTGTCAGCAGCCACTAAATAATTGATGGGACCCTCACCCCCCGAGTCTTTTACCTCTTGCTTTTAATAGATAGCCACGACAGCCTGTATCTTTGTCATGGTTAAGTCGTTTTTGATATTAAGAATCTAACCCTTTACATCCCCCCCACCCACGTGGCTCAAGGCCATTGAACCTAGTCAGCAAGATGAGGTATAACTAAAAACAGAAAGGTATCTTCTGCTTTCTAACAGGAAGCTCTTTGAGAGCAACTGAACAGCAAGAGAAACCTTTCCTGCTATACATGCACATATTTTAGTCAGAAGATGACAGAAGTAGCTTTCACATATGACATATTTATATCACATCATCAGTTCCTTTGTTCACATCACCATATTGGTCTGGCTGCTCGGCTGTCTGCCAGCTTggctgattttgttttcattatccAATTTTGGCCAGCAATTGCAATCTCCTCTGAGATTATCCTTCAATATTCAGGGTAGCAAGAGAGTGAGTGCATTTTCTGTTGTTGGGCACAGGAGGTTGTCTCATCTGTAAAATGTTACCTGCAGAGCCGTAATCTGTTGTTGTGACCCTTTTCTTCAAGGACGTTTCTGTGCTTCaaaaaccttaaaaaaaatgctaatcaTGGTAgagtattatatttatttgaatgttatCCTATTGTATTGTGTTTACATATCTCAAGCATTACTAATCAGGAGCCAATCAACCTTGTCTGGATATTGTGTAGCAGAAAAGACACGAGTTGAACGAACTCAAGATGGCATGCCATATAATGTCTGGGTCTCCTTTTGTGATATGATGCGCTAATGAGTCACCTTCTCCCCGACTCATAGAATTTGACATGTACTGCACCTATTTCTAATCTACCTGATACTGGAAAGACATACTTGACAACTCGCAAAGAAAAGCATTAAATGCACATTGGAACAGATTTAGATTTTTGCCAATATACTATTATAGGTTgataatacagtaatccctcgctatatATCGCGCTTCATTTAGCGCGGCTTCAGTACATCGCGGAccccccaaaataataataaatttaaaataaaaattcaaaattgaggaattatggcacgaaagttgcccgcacgccagcagaaggttagaaaaaaataataaatgctcATAAAGGCTACAAGACCATCTCCCAGCAGCTTGATGTTTCTGTGACTACAGTTACATGTATTATTCAGAAATTCGAGATCAACGGGACTGTAGCTAACCTCGCTGTATGTGGCTGTGGCAGGAAAATAGATGAGACAAATGGAAGAGACAGGTAAGATGAATGGTAACAAAAGAGCTCAGAACAACCACTAAAGAAATTAAAGGTGAACTCCAAGGTCAAGTTACATCAGGGTGTATTCACACCAGAAAAGTCATTTGGCCTGTTTGCTCCCATTATGCAGAAAAAGAAACCTGGAAATAGAGAAAAAGATGCATTTCCTACGTGCATATATATGCCGTTTTATTCTGGCTGCAAAATACTAATTTTGAGTGTCAATGCAGGTTTGCGAAGATATGTTTCAACATTTTGGAACAGTTTTAGTGAATACGGCAGCTTGTTAAGcttaaaaagtgacatgtaTCCTGTATTTGATGCAGCTCAGCAGTGATTTGTATTCAGACCTGTAGCGAACAGCACCGAGTCCGCTTTGCTAGCCTAGTTTGGTGAGTGGTCACATCAAGCACATTATTCCATTGTGTTTTACTTCTTTTGAAGTTTTAGCCATACTATTGTTTCAGTACCGGTTTTGAAGTACTAGATATTGGTATCATGACAATATTCATCACTGCATCTTAAGGTGTCGCTTTTGTTGGTGTTCTGCTCCTGCAGAGTTCACATGAAACATCGATGGGTTCTTGCCGTGTTCTGCTGCATTCCAAATATGATTAATATTCTTGATTTGCCGCAGTTCTGCGCTTTAGAGACTCAGTGACCTGTTTTCCGATACCACTTTCTGTTGGggcatacatttttaattatttgtaatTCTGCCCTGCTTTGAACTCATGAAACAACATCAACCGAAACTTTGAGCGTGTGATTGTGTGACTGAAGATCATAATATGCTATCaatgcattttcattcaaCTCTATTGCTTTCTGTATGTGTTGCTTTCCGAATAACAGGCAGTGCGGTGTGTCAGTGTTGGACTgcgagcagcagcaacagcagaggTGGGCCGGAACCATGAGTCTGAATGGCGCTGGTGCCACCAGTGATGCGTGCGGCGGGGTGAGAGCAGCAACTGAATGTTACCGGGAGCAGCGGCGGCGCTCCAGTGACCGTTCACGTGATTCGTCCCACGAGAGAGGAGAGAATCAGCTCACCCCCTGTATTCGGAACGTAACATCGCCCACTCGGCAGCACGGTGAATACACATTTTCATTAAGGAGTCCATTTTAATCTAATTGTAATTGCTATTTTCCCCTTCAATATTGCAATTTAGAATTAAcatgaaatgatttttcca is part of the Syngnathus acus chromosome 6, fSynAcu1.2, whole genome shotgun sequence genome and encodes:
- the pth1a gene encoding parathyroid hormone 1a, translated to MRGFQCQALFISLCVLHLFVVTEGRPLRKRTVSEVQLMHNLGEHREVQERRDWLQLRLRGIHTAPRHSQLEAGRPRRRLLPDELPELIGLTTEELQEAIKIFENLLNATQPESEDFT